A stretch of Pseudoprevotella muciniphila DNA encodes these proteins:
- a CDS encoding sulfatase-like hydrolase/transferase, protein MMNPNTIKTLMLGSIMPTMALAQTDQPNIIMFLVDDMGWQETSVPFYKERTLLNDRYRTPNMERLAAMGVKFTNAYACPVSSPSRCSLMSGMNAARHRVTNWIHSGNTNASGGSLTLPDWNYNGIQPSTTTKSADLNHSTLVTPLPQLLKDAGYTTIHIGKGNFGASGTTSSDPKGLGFMINIGGGANGGPGSYLASENYGSGSYHVAGLEAYYEGGVFLTEALTREALKKIQIPIRNNKPFFLYMSQYAIHTPYNADARFTGNYMSNGVGVYDQMLKANLSTSEINHAALVEGMDKSLGDILDFLEADSALAANTILLFMSDNGGQAVSPRQGRYNHDQNYPARGGKGSGYDGGIHEPMIAYWPGVTEGGTVNENRIMIEDFFPTILSLAGVTNYETVQTVDGRDFSDMLKNPGIKRDRVTIWHYPNRWGESADKSEGYGTYSGLMKGNYHLLYFWENQELRLYDLSQDPGEENNLADSKPELLKALAQELTDSLISMDAQRPTITTTGEVVPWPNAAEQQETYAAGDIIPPSKVVTLSTDESKTFYTVVDNRSTTSYEGPFFWTLGNQYGFKAVQVTNENYAEVNKDKATDQYFFFTQGKDAKSFNIFTYDGKKMDYVPGTTRTSYSGTSTATMDYLQYDTENSGEFNFIVTNYTGYYGIQTTNGVLLCNRGTSHGSEDNMGWTIMTYSGNSTSDQGSRYTFMEAGKYEKPVAAGDVVKPSESIFKMSDDEVHYLYNILDHRATPFYWVAGDYMGQPALQITLDSYAETDSARLQQFYFMPGSTADAFTMYTASGSPIAYISGQTRGSWNSGVISSDGTYDFMQYRANTAGNLQLIKTNYDGYYGIKANGILISDRGSSHGSDANRNWVIMTYSGNTISDLGSRYRFNYVGLDFATAITQPPFARPGNPEIYTIDGRKVNNINSHGVYIIRENGVTRKILK, encoded by the coding sequence ATGATGAACCCGAATACTATAAAGACCTTGATGTTAGGTTCTATTATGCCTACTATGGCATTAGCACAGACAGATCAGCCTAACATCATCATGTTCCTCGTTGACGACATGGGATGGCAGGAGACCTCCGTGCCTTTTTACAAGGAACGCACACTACTGAATGACCGCTACCGCACGCCTAACATGGAGCGTTTGGCGGCGATGGGTGTAAAATTCACCAATGCATACGCCTGCCCCGTTTCATCACCCTCGCGTTGCTCGCTGATGAGCGGTATGAATGCCGCCCGCCATCGTGTAACGAACTGGATTCACAGCGGCAACACTAATGCCAGCGGTGGTTCGCTGACCCTGCCCGACTGGAACTACAACGGCATACAGCCTTCCACTACGACCAAGTCAGCCGACCTCAATCACAGCACACTCGTTACTCCTCTGCCTCAACTACTCAAGGATGCCGGTTACACCACTATCCATATTGGTAAAGGCAACTTTGGCGCATCCGGCACCACAAGTTCCGACCCGAAAGGTCTCGGCTTCATGATTAACATTGGCGGTGGTGCAAATGGCGGACCTGGCAGTTATCTGGCTTCAGAGAACTATGGCAGCGGATCATACCATGTTGCCGGTCTTGAGGCATATTATGAAGGAGGCGTTTTCCTTACGGAGGCTCTCACACGCGAAGCGTTGAAGAAAATCCAGATTCCTATACGCAACAACAAGCCCTTCTTCCTCTATATGTCGCAATATGCCATCCATACACCTTACAATGCGGACGCCCGCTTCACCGGCAACTATATGAGCAATGGTGTGGGTGTTTACGACCAAATGCTTAAAGCCAACCTGAGTACTTCGGAAATCAACCATGCAGCACTCGTTGAGGGTATGGACAAGAGTCTGGGCGACATTCTGGACTTTCTTGAAGCCGACTCTGCTTTGGCAGCAAACACTATTCTCCTCTTCATGAGCGACAACGGCGGACAAGCGGTCAGTCCCCGTCAAGGACGCTATAACCACGACCAGAACTATCCTGCCCGCGGCGGCAAGGGTTCCGGCTACGACGGTGGCATCCACGAGCCTATGATAGCCTACTGGCCCGGTGTGACCGAAGGCGGCACAGTGAACGAGAACCGCATCATGATAGAGGATTTCTTCCCCACCATTCTCAGCCTCGCTGGTGTAACGAACTACGAGACGGTGCAGACTGTTGACGGCCGCGACTTCAGCGACATGCTCAAAAATCCCGGTATCAAGCGCGACCGCGTTACCATCTGGCATTATCCCAACCGTTGGGGCGAATCGGCTGACAAGTCGGAAGGTTATGGTACATATTCCGGATTGATGAAAGGCAACTATCACCTGCTCTATTTCTGGGAGAATCAGGAACTCCGTCTGTATGACCTCAGTCAAGACCCCGGCGAAGAAAACAATCTTGCCGACAGCAAGCCCGAACTGCTCAAGGCATTGGCACAGGAACTTACCGATTCGCTCATCAGCATGGATGCTCAGCGTCCTACCATTACCACAACCGGAGAAGTCGTTCCATGGCCCAACGCTGCCGAGCAGCAAGAGACATACGCTGCAGGCGACATTATTCCGCCCTCAAAGGTGGTAACGCTCAGCACAGACGAGAGCAAGACTTTCTACACCGTGGTTGACAACCGCAGCACGACATCCTACGAAGGTCCCTTCTTCTGGACGCTCGGTAATCAGTATGGCTTCAAAGCCGTTCAGGTAACGAACGAGAACTATGCAGAGGTGAATAAAGACAAAGCCACTGACCAATACTTCTTTTTCACTCAAGGCAAAGACGCCAAGTCGTTCAACATATTCACCTACGACGGTAAGAAGATGGACTATGTGCCCGGCACGACACGTACCAGTTACAGCGGCACCTCCACTGCCACTATGGACTACTTGCAGTACGACACGGAAAACAGCGGTGAGTTCAACTTCATCGTAACGAACTACACCGGTTACTATGGCATTCAGACCACAAATGGCGTTTTACTTTGTAATCGCGGTACAAGCCATGGCTCGGAAGACAACATGGGCTGGACCATCATGACTTACAGCGGCAATTCCACTTCCGACCAAGGCAGCCGCTACACCTTCATGGAGGCAGGCAAGTATGAAAAGCCCGTTGCTGCCGGCGATGTGGTAAAACCCAGCGAATCCATCTTCAAGATGAGCGACGACGAAGTGCACTATCTCTACAACATCTTGGACCACAGGGCAACACCTTTCTATTGGGTAGCCGGCGACTATATGGGACAGCCTGCACTTCAAATCACCTTAGACAGTTATGCAGAAACTGACTCCGCACGCCTGCAGCAGTTCTACTTCATGCCGGGCTCCACGGCTGATGCCTTCACCATGTACACAGCATCAGGCAGCCCCATTGCCTACATTTCCGGTCAGACACGCGGCAGTTGGAACAGCGGTGTCATCAGCAGCGACGGCACATACGACTTTATGCAATATCGTGCGAACACGGCGGGCAATCTTCAACTCATCAAGACCAATTATGATGGCTACTATGGCATCAAAGCGAATGGGATTCTTATCTCTGATAGAGGTTCAAGTCATGGGAGCGATGCCAATCGAAATTGGGTAATAATGACTTATAGCGGCAACACAATAAGCGATTTAGGCAGTCGCTATCGCTTCAACTATGTAGGCCTCGACTTTGCTACTGCTATCACACAGCCACCATTCGCACGCCCAGGAAATCCGGAAATCTACACTATTGATGGCAGAAAGGTCAACAACATCAACTCTCACGGTGTTTACATCATCCGCGAAAATGGTGTTACACGCAAGATTTTGAAGTAA
- a CDS encoding metallophosphoesterase, with amino-acid sequence MYLSHIFILMLLLPLTADILLWFVLPRRKWRWISLIPNALMLVFFLISAILESKEADSQICRMWIISVIVTLCTAEIILLSFLLISRIFKKRRLLRRSIIVCGIGICALFLVYMLYAFTLGQKQYVTTELELTDRRIPKSFDGYRIAFISDLHVDTQHGTPSTIDSIVNYINSTHADLILFGGDIVTHHSGQLDEFITPLSRLSATDGVISVLGNHDYMAYTSWNSDEERLRDIQRLVSMERGMDWKVLLNRHRTIRRGGDSIAIIGVQNDSERDDARHPRFGDLKKAMRGLNDCVFKILVSHDPSHWRRSVVEKTDIPLTLSGHTHGMQLSLPFVNFGALFFREYAGAYHEKDQMLYVTSGIGTSLMRARFVAWPEVVVVTLRSR; translated from the coding sequence ATGTATCTTTCCCACATCTTCATTCTGATGCTTCTGCTGCCTTTGACAGCAGATATTCTGCTTTGGTTTGTTCTTCCGAGGAGAAAATGGCGTTGGATAAGTTTGATTCCCAACGCACTCATGTTGGTATTTTTCCTTATTTCTGCCATTTTAGAGAGTAAAGAAGCAGATTCGCAGATCTGCAGGATGTGGATAATCAGTGTAATCGTTACGCTTTGTACTGCCGAAATCATACTTCTGAGTTTTTTGCTCATTTCCCGTATTTTCAAGAAACGTCGTCTTCTTCGTCGCTCAATAATTGTCTGCGGTATCGGTATCTGTGCATTGTTTTTAGTCTATATGCTCTATGCTTTCACGCTCGGACAAAAGCAATATGTAACAACCGAACTCGAACTTACAGACAGGCGCATACCAAAGTCGTTCGACGGCTACCGCATAGCCTTCATCAGCGACCTGCACGTTGATACCCAGCACGGCACACCTTCTACCATTGACAGTATCGTTAATTACATCAATAGCACACATGCAGACTTGATTCTATTCGGGGGCGATATTGTGACTCATCATTCCGGACAGTTGGATGAATTTATCACTCCGCTTTCCAGATTAAGTGCGACGGATGGCGTTATATCCGTTCTTGGCAACCACGACTACATGGCATACACCAGTTGGAACAGCGATGAAGAACGCCTGAGAGATATTCAACGTCTTGTCAGCATGGAACGCGGCATGGACTGGAAAGTGTTGCTTAACAGGCACAGGACTATCCGCCGTGGTGGCGACAGTATTGCTATCATTGGCGTTCAGAACGACAGTGAGCGCGACGATGCCCGACATCCACGATTTGGCGACTTGAAGAAAGCCATGAGAGGTCTGAACGACTGTGTTTTCAAAATTCTTGTTTCGCACGATCCGTCGCATTGGCGTCGGAGTGTTGTAGAAAAGACAGACATACCTCTAACCTTATCTGGACACACACATGGCATGCAACTGAGTTTGCCTTTCGTAAATTTCGGGGCACTTTTTTTCAGAGAATACGCAGGAGCCTATCATGAAAAAGATCAAATGCTCTACGTTACGTCGGGTATTGGTACCTCGCTTATGCGTGCCCGATTTGTTGCCTGGCCAGAAGTGGTGGTTGTTACTTTGAGAAGCCGCTGA
- a CDS encoding vitamin B12 dependent-methionine synthase activation domain-containing protein, producing the protein MTLHFPLRVLTPYISWSYFFHAWQISARFSKVAEVHDCMSCRQSWINSFEREAERAQAKVALDLYSDALKTIGELDAEGYQAYAQYQIFPAYSDGDDILVNGKRLPFLRQQTARDGAPYLCLADFIRPLGSKLPATLSNGKPSVEGNLGIFASAVDGEMESLHKDDPYKGMLVQTVCDRLAEACTEKMHHFIRTEDWSYAPNEDLSMHDILLEKFQGIRPAVGYPSLPDQSIIFLLDELINMAEIGISLTESGAMQPHASVCGLIFAHPATRYFNIGKITEEQFTDYAKRRGLPLETMRKFLARVTDN; encoded by the coding sequence ATGACATTACATTTTCCTCTTCGCGTACTGACGCCTTACATCAGTTGGTCCTACTTCTTCCATGCCTGGCAGATTTCTGCAAGGTTCTCAAAAGTGGCAGAAGTGCACGACTGCATGTCTTGCCGACAATCGTGGATTAACTCCTTTGAACGTGAAGCGGAACGGGCACAGGCGAAAGTAGCCTTGGATTTATATTCTGACGCACTAAAAACGATTGGAGAACTTGACGCTGAAGGCTATCAGGCATATGCCCAATACCAGATTTTTCCGGCATACAGTGATGGCGATGATATACTCGTCAACGGCAAGCGTTTGCCCTTCCTCCGTCAACAGACAGCCAGAGATGGTGCGCCCTATCTGTGTCTGGCAGATTTTATCCGTCCCCTCGGCAGCAAACTTCCGGCTACGCTTTCGAACGGCAAACCATCCGTAGAGGGCAATCTTGGCATTTTTGCTTCCGCTGTCGATGGCGAGATGGAAAGTTTGCATAAAGACGACCCATACAAAGGCATGCTCGTACAGACAGTTTGCGACCGCCTGGCAGAAGCCTGCACAGAAAAGATGCATCACTTTATCCGCACCGAGGATTGGAGTTATGCGCCAAACGAAGACCTGTCTATGCACGACATCCTGCTCGAGAAGTTCCAGGGCATCCGACCGGCTGTCGGCTATCCCAGCCTGCCCGACCAGAGCATTATTTTTCTTCTTGACGAACTCATCAACATGGCTGAAATCGGTATCAGCCTGACCGAAAGCGGTGCCATGCAGCCACATGCCTCAGTCTGCGGACTTATCTTCGCCCACCCCGCTACAAGATATTTCAACATCGGGAAAATCACCGAAGAGCAATTCACCGACTATGCAAAGCGTCGTGGGCTTCCACTTGAAACGATGCGAAAGTTTTTGGCTCGCGTAACAGACAACTGA